One region of Miscanthus floridulus cultivar M001 chromosome 19, ASM1932011v1, whole genome shotgun sequence genomic DNA includes:
- the LOC136525709 gene encoding uncharacterized protein produces the protein MVTSGDSSATVPPSSAVPTPGVSAAARPQSAGLMPLVATSGTLIATVPAASQPMSTVEALQALTQAIAGLQLQMIAVNHHLADQGARLSVIDGLPAFPQFGVPGFGGVPALPAASAPVISEVAAPSAEPAVAPQPFVPGSSSAAHGSGPPAPPPSTGVPITQIKFPHSPSPLPVFSSTGLLYVSAPTSHMSSMPPQIPLLPEVEGVAVPKYHKLTFATYDGKEDPLGWLNKCEQFFRGQMTREVDKVWLASYHLTGVAQQWYLVLEGDIGRPAWPDFRRMCQQRFGPALSTNHLADLARLPFGGSVDAYMAEFQARAAHAGDLSTLQKARLFTGGLPEHIRIDVELLEPLDLQHAMRLARAYECRNASQAPALLAPRLAHRPIGTPATLPAPAASSATSSSSAPRTFKRLTPEEMADRRKMGLCYNCDEQYIRGHKCARLFYLEASDYIVEEPDETEIAPAAPPFDPDEPMISLSAITGIWAEKTMQLHVHIGAHQFTALLDSGSTHNFISTEAARRAELQFQDSHGAHMVVANGDQVACRGLARNTKLEIVGEVFPVDCFSIPLECYDMVLGIAWLWTLGPILWDFEGLRMAFVLRSHHILWTGIGSPSTGRTEQLLSGHILIDKGAEPLLLDRLLDAYVDVFAEPTGLPPTRPCDHQIHLKPSAEPIVVRPYRYPYLQKDELERQCEAMLQQGVIRDSTSPFSVPVLLVKKQDGTWRFCVDYRSLNTVTVKDKFPIPVVEELLDELHGAKFFTKLDLRSGYHQVCVDPADVEKTAFRTHHGHFEFLVMPFGLSNAPSTFQALMNLVLKSFLRRSVLVFFDDILVYSSTWTEHLQHLRTVLDVLREHRLHLKRSKCSFATSSVNYLGHVITAEGVAMDTTKVAVVQSWPQPRLVRGLRGFLGLAGYYRRFIKDYGAIAAPLMQLLRKEGFRWSETADAAFTTLKATLCAAPVLHLPDFNATFVVDCDASGSGFGAVLHQDGNPVAFFSRPFAARHLKAAAYKRELIVLVQAVRHWRPYLWGHAFVVWTNHYALKFMLDQWLSTIPQHQWVSKLFGYDFRVEFRPGKANVVADALSHRDGDTPLLAGLEDADAVSLAALSTPTFRLFDDLRQELDTDATLRARCDAVAAGAHGASWTAREGLILHDGRVFLPAASPLLDDVL, from the coding sequence ATGGTGACATCCGGGGACTCGTCGGCGACGGTCCCTCCTTCCTCCGCTGTTCCCACGCCCGGCGTGTCTGCCGCCGCCAGGCCACAATCCGCCGGGTTGATGCCGCTGGTGGCCACATCGGGCACCCTTATAGCCACTGTGCCGGCCGCATCccaacccatgtcgactgtggaGGCGCTCCAGGCACTGACACAAGCAATCGCGGGTCTCCAACTCCAGATGATAGCCGTCAACCACCACCTGGCGGACCAGGGTGCCCGGCTGTCGGTGATCGACGGTCTGCCAGCGTTCCCGCAATTCGGCGTGCCGGGGTTCGGTGGGGTTCCAGCCCTACCCGCGGCCTCCGCTCCGGTGATCTCCGAGGTCGCTGCACCATCCGCGGAACCAGCCGTGGCGCCACAGCCGTTTGTGCCAGGGTCATCTTCAGCGGCGCACGGCTCGGGGCCGCCTGCTCCACCACCGTCGACGGGAGTACCAATCACCCAGATCAAGTTCCCGCACTCACCGTCCCCGCTGCCGGTGTTCTCATCTACAGGACTGCTCTACGTCTCGGCGCCGACGTCGCACATGTCCTCGATGCCGCCACAGATCCCCTTACTGCCAGAAGTGGAGGGCGTGGCTGTGCCAAAGTACCACAAACTGACGTTCGCCACCTACGACGGCAAAGAAGACCCGCTCGGCTGGCTCAACAAGTGTGAGCAGTTTTTCCGCGGACAGATGACACGGGAGGTAGACAAGGTTTGGCTCGCATCATATCATCTCACGGGCGTGGCTCAACAGTGGTACCTCGTCTTGGAAGGCGACATAGGCCGCCCCGCGTGGCCGGACTTCCGTCGCATGTGTCAGCAGCGCTTCGGGCCGGCCCTCAGCACCAACCACCTCGCCGACTTGGCGCGGCTGCCGTTCGGAGGATCGGTGGACGCGTACATGGCGGAGTTTCAAGCCCGTGCCGCTCACGCCGGCGACCTGTCTACGCTGCAGAAGGCACGGCTGTTCACCGGCGGGCTGCCGGAACACATCCGCATCGACGTCGAGCTCCTCGAGCCACTGGACCTGCAGCATGCCATGCGGCTTGCGCGTGCTTATGAGTGTCGCAACGCCTCGCAGGCTCCTGCCTTGCTGGCGCCACGCTTGGCGCACCGCCCTATTGGCACACCAGCCACGCTGCCTGCACCGGCAGCATCCAGCGCCACCTCTTCGTCATCAGCGCCACGCACGTTCAAGCGCCTCACACCAGAGGAGATGGCGGATCGGCGCAAGATGGGCCTATGCTACAATTGCGATGAACAATACATCAGGGGGCACAAGTGTGCCCGGCTCTTCTACCTCGAGGCCTCAGATTACATCGTGGAGGAGCCGGATGAAACGGAGATCGCCCCGGCTGCGCCGCCATTCGACCCCGATGAGCCTATGATCTCTCTGTCCGCCATCACGGGCATCTGGGCCGAAAAGACCATGCAGCTCCACGTCCACATTGGTGCACACCAGTTCACCGCGCTCCTGGACTCCGGTTCAACTCACAACTTCATCAGCACAGAGGCAGCTCGGCGTGCAGAACTGCAGTTTCAAGACAGCCACGGTGCACACATGGTTGTGGCGAACGGGGACCAAGTCGCGTGCCGTGGTCTCGCCCGCAACACCAAGCTCGAGATCGTCGGAGAGGTTTTCCCAGTGGACTGCTTCTCCATCCCGCTGGAGTGCTACGACATGGTCCTGGGGATCGCCTGGCTGTGGACCCTGGGCCCGATCCTGTGGGACTTTGAGGGACTTCGCATGGCGTTCGTCCTCCGCAGCCACCACATACTGTGGACAGGCATTGGATCGCCAAGTACGGGCCGCACCGAGCAGCTACTCTCCGGCCACATCCTCATCGACAAGGGGGCGGAGCCACTCCTCCTGGACCGTCTCCTCGACGCCTACGTCGACGTGTTCGCGGAGCCCACAGGGCTCCCACCCACGCGTCCCTGTGATCATCAGATACACTTGAAGCCCAGCGCCGAACCTATCGTCGTCCGCCCCTACAGATATCCCTACCTCCAGAAAGATGAACTGGAGAGGCAGTGCGAAGCAATGCTCCAGCAGGGGGTCATACGGGACAGCACGTCCCCCTTCTCCGTGCCGGTCCTGCTCGTCAAGAAGCAGGACGGAACTTGGCGCTTCTGTGTCGACTACAGATCGCTCAACACCGTGACGGTGAAAGACAAATTCCCGATCCCGGTCGTCGAAGAGCTTCTGGACGAGCTCCATGGCGCCAAattcttcaccaagttggaccTCCGTTCAGGTTATCACCAGGTCTGTGTCGACCCTGCTGATGTGGAAAAGACGGCGTTCCGGACACACCACGGCCACTTCGAGTTCTTGGTCATGCCTTTCGGCTTGTCCAACGCGCCTTCGACGTTCCAGGCGCTCATGAACCTCGTCCTCAAGTCGTTCCTGCGGCGCAGCGTCCTCGTCTTCTTCGACGACATTCTCGTCTACAGCTCCACGTGGACCGAACACCTACAGCATCTCCGCACCGTCCTGGACGTCCTCCGCGAGCATCGGCTGCATCTCAAACGGTCCAAATGCTCTTTCGCTACCTCGTCGGTCAACTACCTGGGCCATGTCATCACGGCTGAGGGGGTGGCCATGGACACGACCAAGGTGGCGGTTGTCCAGTCGTGGCCACAACCGCGTTTAGTGCGCGGACTTCGTGGTTTCCTTGGGCTAGCCGGCTACTACCGCCGGTTCATCAAAGACTACGGCGCCATTGCCGCCCCACTGATGCAGCTCTTGCGCAAAGAGGGGTTCAGGTGGTCAGAGACAGCGGACGCGGCATTTACGACCCTCAAGGCCACGCTGTGTGCAGCGCCAGTACTCCATCTTCCGGACTTCAACGCCACATTCGTCGTAGACTGCGACGCATCCGGCTCCGGCTTCGGCGCCGTCCTTCATCAAGACGGGAATCCCGTGGCGTTCTTTAGTCGGCCCTTTGCGGCTCGCCACCTCAAAGCGGCTGCATACAAGCGCGAGCTCATCGTTCTCGTTCAAGCAGTCCGCCATTGGCGCCCGTATCTTTGGGGTCACGCCTTTGTCGTCTGGACTAATCACTACGCCCTCAAGTTCATGCTCGACCAGTGGCTTTCGACAATTCCACAGCATCAATGGGTGAGCAAATTGTTTGGGTATGATTTCAGGGTTGAGTTCCGCCCTGGCAAGGCGAACGTGGTGGCCGACGCGCTGTCCCACCGCGACGGCGACACCCCGCTCTTGGCGGGTCTCGAAGACGCTGATGCGGTGTCCCTCGCGGCGCTCTCGACTCCGACGTTCCGGCTCTTTGATGACCTCCGCCAGGAGCTGGACACCGACGCCACGCTGCGTGCACGCTGCGACGCCGTGGCCGCCGGTGCGCACGGGGCCTCCTGGACCGCCCgggagggcctcatactccacgACGGCCGCGTCTTCCTGCCGGCAGCGTCACCGCTCCTGGACGACGTCCTATAG